One Serinicoccus chungangensis genomic window carries:
- a CDS encoding three-helix bundle dimerization domain-containing protein, translating to MSVTAPAAVSAVVDELVTVFAGVFSRAEVAFVVEDSWQDLQARSRTPHFLTALLRKDARDRLTQMARYRGLR from the coding sequence ATGTCCGTGACCGCGCCCGCCGCCGTGTCGGCCGTCGTCGACGAGCTCGTGACGGTGTTCGCGGGGGTCTTCAGCAGGGCGGAGGTGGCCTTCGTGGTCGAGGACAGCTGGCAGGACCTGCAGGCGCGCTCCCGCACCCCGCACTTCCTCACCGCCCTGCTGCGCAAGGACGCCCGGGACCGGCTGACCCAGATGGCCCGCTACCGCGGGCTGCGCTGA
- a CDS encoding PadR family transcriptional regulator → MTRHSNGGFGSFEDQIFGPNGILGQVFGPQGGPFGPGGGPQGFGRRGGFFGPQGGAPGPGPGPRRARRGDVRNAVLHLLQREPMNGYQLMQEIEQSSGGAWRPSSGAIYPALSLLEDEGLVTQTDVDGRRAYELTEAGRAAAEDLPPQGWAGGEEPEDPWAQDRSSRRGRGPGGRGHGGHQDRHRHSSRGPGGDRRGSAGTLWKALGSVAMATQAVGQSGQDQLNQQAAELLDRTRRDLYRMLAEAEVARDEFDEERAEEEIAEEIAEGEIVED, encoded by the coding sequence ATGACTCGACACAGCAACGGGGGCTTCGGCTCCTTCGAGGACCAGATCTTCGGCCCGAACGGCATCCTCGGTCAGGTCTTCGGGCCGCAGGGCGGCCCCTTCGGTCCGGGAGGCGGCCCGCAGGGCTTCGGTCGCCGCGGCGGCTTCTTCGGCCCCCAGGGCGGCGCCCCGGGTCCCGGCCCGGGCCCGCGCCGCGCCCGCCGCGGTGACGTCCGCAACGCCGTGCTGCACCTGCTGCAGCGCGAGCCGATGAACGGCTACCAGCTCATGCAGGAGATCGAGCAGAGCTCCGGCGGCGCCTGGCGGCCCAGCTCCGGCGCGATCTACCCCGCGCTCTCGCTGCTGGAGGACGAGGGCCTGGTCACCCAGACCGACGTCGACGGGCGACGTGCCTACGAGCTCACCGAGGCCGGCCGTGCGGCCGCCGAGGACCTGCCTCCCCAGGGGTGGGCCGGCGGCGAGGAGCCGGAGGACCCGTGGGCGCAGGACCGCTCCTCCAGGAGGGGCCGCGGCCCGGGCGGACGAGGGCACGGCGGGCACCAGGACCGCCACCGCCACTCCTCGCGCGGACCCGGGGGCGACCGACGCGGCAGCGCCGGCACCCTGTGGAAGGCTCTCGGCAGCGTCGCCATGGCGACCCAGGCCGTCGGCCAGTCCGGCCAGGACCAGCTCAACCAGCAGGCCGCCGAGCTGCTCGACCGCACCCGCCGCGACCTCTACCGCATGCTCGCCGAGGCCGAGGTGGCCCGCGACGAGTTCGACGAGGAGCGGGCCGAGGAGGAGATCGCCGAGGAGATCGCCGAGGGCGAGATCGTCGAGGACTGA
- the ilvD gene encoding dihydroxy-acid dehydratase, which yields MAEVDVKPRSRDVTDGLEKTAARGMLRAVGMGDEDWVKPQIGVASSWNEITPCNLSLERLAKAVKDGVHAAAGYPLEFGTISVSDGISMGHEGMHYSLVSREVIADSVETVMSAERLDGSVLLAGCDKSLPGMLMAAARLDLASVFVYAGSILPGRARLSDGSEKEVTIIDAFEAVGACSRGLMSRADVDAIERAICPGEGACGGMYTANTMAAAAEALGMSLPGSAAPPATDRRRDGFARRSGEAVVGMLRQGITARQILTREAFENAIAVTMAFGGSTNAVLHLLAIANEAEVELSLDDFRRIGAKVPHLADVKPFGQHVMVDVDRIGGIPVVMQALLDAGLLHGDVLTVTGRTMAENLADLGAPPLDGTVLRAMDNPIHATGGLTILDGTLAPGGAVVKSAGFDSDVFEGTARVFDGERAAMDALEDGTIAAGDVVVIRYEGPKGGPGMREMLAITGAIKGAGLGKDVLLVTDGRFSGGTTGLCVGHIAPEATEGGPIALVKDGDPITLDVADGHLDLGVEEAELERRRAAWSAPEPPERARRGVLAKYVALVRSAAEGAVTH from the coding sequence GTGGCTGAGGTCGACGTCAAGCCGCGGTCCCGGGACGTCACCGACGGCCTGGAGAAGACGGCCGCCCGCGGCATGCTCCGCGCCGTCGGGATGGGTGACGAGGACTGGGTGAAGCCGCAGATCGGCGTCGCCAGCAGCTGGAACGAGATCACCCCGTGCAACCTCTCGCTGGAGCGGCTCGCCAAGGCGGTCAAGGACGGCGTCCACGCCGCCGCGGGGTACCCGCTCGAGTTCGGCACGATCTCGGTCTCCGACGGCATCTCCATGGGGCACGAGGGCATGCACTACTCCCTCGTCTCCCGCGAGGTCATCGCGGACTCGGTCGAGACGGTCATGTCGGCCGAGCGGCTGGACGGCTCGGTGCTGCTGGCGGGCTGCGACAAGTCGCTGCCCGGGATGCTCATGGCCGCCGCGCGCCTCGACCTGGCCTCGGTCTTCGTCTACGCCGGGTCGATCCTGCCCGGTCGGGCCCGCCTCTCCGACGGCTCGGAGAAGGAGGTCACGATCATCGACGCCTTCGAGGCGGTCGGGGCGTGCTCGCGCGGGCTCATGTCGCGCGCCGACGTCGACGCCATCGAGCGGGCGATCTGCCCCGGCGAGGGCGCCTGCGGCGGGATGTACACCGCCAACACCATGGCGGCCGCGGCCGAGGCGCTCGGTATGTCGTTGCCCGGCTCCGCGGCGCCGCCGGCGACCGACCGGCGCCGGGACGGCTTCGCCCGGCGCAGCGGCGAGGCCGTCGTCGGGATGCTGCGCCAGGGCATCACCGCCCGGCAGATCCTCACCCGGGAGGCCTTCGAGAACGCCATCGCGGTGACGATGGCGTTCGGCGGGTCCACCAACGCGGTGCTGCACCTGCTCGCCATCGCCAACGAGGCCGAGGTCGAGCTGAGCCTGGACGACTTCCGCCGGATCGGGGCGAAGGTCCCGCACCTGGCCGACGTCAAGCCGTTCGGTCAGCACGTCATGGTCGACGTCGACCGGATCGGCGGCATCCCGGTCGTCATGCAGGCGCTGCTGGACGCCGGCCTGCTGCACGGCGACGTGCTCACGGTGACCGGGCGGACCATGGCGGAGAACCTCGCCGACCTCGGAGCGCCGCCGCTGGACGGCACGGTGCTGCGGGCGATGGACAACCCCATCCACGCCACCGGCGGGCTGACGATCCTCGACGGGACGCTGGCGCCCGGTGGGGCGGTGGTGAAGTCGGCCGGCTTCGACTCCGACGTCTTCGAGGGCACCGCGCGCGTCTTCGACGGCGAGCGGGCCGCCATGGACGCCCTCGAGGACGGCACGATCGCCGCCGGGGACGTCGTGGTCATCCGCTACGAGGGGCCCAAGGGTGGTCCGGGGATGCGGGAGATGCTCGCGATCACCGGGGCGATCAAGGGTGCCGGGCTCGGCAAGGACGTGCTGCTCGTCACCGACGGGCGGTTCTCCGGCGGCACCACCGGGCTGTGCGTCGGGCACATCGCCCCGGAGGCGACCGAGGGTGGCCCGATCGCCCTCGTGAAGGACGGCGACCCCATCACGCTCGACGTGGCCGACGGCCACCTCGACCTGGGGGTCGAGGAGGCGGAGCTGGAGCGTCGGCGCGCCGCGTGGTCGGCGCCGGAGCCGCCGGAGCGCGCCCGTCGGGGCGTGCTCGCGAAGTACGTCGCGCTGGTCCGGTCCGCCGCCGAGGGGGCCGTGACGCACTGA
- the ilvN gene encoding acetolactate synthase small subunit, with protein sequence MSDAARTRHALSVLVENNPGVLARVSVLFARRNFNIDHLVVGPTEDNKVSRMTIVVNVNAEQLHKVTSQLDKLVEVIHIEELEDADVIRTQLWQINDNGPRPVGAMAAAAF encoded by the coding sequence ATGAGCGACGCCGCTCGCACCCGCCACGCCCTGTCCGTCCTGGTCGAGAACAACCCCGGGGTGCTGGCCCGGGTCTCGGTCCTCTTCGCGCGGCGCAACTTCAACATCGACCACCTGGTCGTCGGCCCGACCGAGGACAACAAGGTCAGCCGGATGACGATCGTCGTGAACGTCAACGCCGAGCAGCTGCACAAGGTCACCAGCCAGCTCGACAAGCTGGTCGAGGTCATCCACATCGAGGAGCTGGAGGACGCCGACGTCATCCGCACCCAGCTCTGGCAGATCAACGACAACGGCCCGCGCCCCGTCGGCGCCATGGCCGCTGCCGCCTTCTAG
- a CDS encoding acetolactate synthase large subunit, with protein MTATHISDGATDTAPGDSGGRSTGTARRTGAEALVGTLERLGVEHVFGLPGGAVLPLYDALYGAKVRHILVRHEQGAGHAAQGYAAATGRVGVCLATSGPGATNLVTSLADANMDSVPMVAITGNVASSAIGSDAFQEADIRSISMPVTKHSFLVTDPDEIAATVASAFHIASTGRPGPVLVDVTKDALVALADETLLQLPMPGYRTPSAPAPEAVRDAVELMLTHRRPVLYVGGGCLRSNAAEQVRQLAELTGIPVVTTLMARGVFPDSHPQHMGMPGMHGSVSGVATLQKSDLIISLGARFDDRVTGAKHTFAPDATIVHADIDPAEIGKNFPTAVGLVGDARETIGLLLTEWTRRTAAGAAPQHEAWVRRCRSWKERYPLGYDTPAGGALAPQLVIERLGAISGPDTIFAAGVGQHQMWASQFITYDEPRRWLNSGGLGTMGYAVPAAMGAKVGMPDATVWAIDGDGCFQMTNQELATCSVEGIPIKVAIINNAALGMVKQWQALFYSERFSHSQLPSMQVPDFATLATAYGCVGLRCERAEDVDATIEAAMAVDDQPVVVDFRVSQDAMVWPMVAAGTSNDDIQHARDVRPDFGEDE; from the coding sequence ATGACCGCGACCCACATCTCCGACGGGGCCACCGACACCGCACCCGGTGACAGCGGTGGCCGGTCCACCGGCACCGCGCGGCGCACCGGCGCCGAGGCCCTCGTCGGGACCCTCGAGCGCCTGGGTGTCGAGCACGTCTTCGGCCTGCCCGGGGGAGCGGTGCTGCCCCTCTACGACGCGCTCTACGGCGCGAAGGTCCGGCACATCCTCGTCCGGCACGAGCAGGGCGCCGGGCACGCCGCCCAGGGGTATGCCGCCGCCACCGGCCGGGTGGGCGTGTGCCTGGCCACGTCCGGCCCGGGTGCGACCAACCTCGTCACGTCCCTCGCGGACGCCAACATGGACTCGGTGCCGATGGTCGCCATCACCGGCAACGTCGCGAGCAGCGCCATCGGCTCGGACGCCTTCCAGGAGGCGGACATCCGGTCGATCTCCATGCCGGTGACCAAGCACTCCTTCCTCGTCACCGACCCGGACGAGATCGCCGCCACCGTCGCCTCGGCCTTCCACATCGCCTCCACCGGGCGCCCCGGCCCGGTGCTCGTCGACGTCACCAAGGACGCCCTGGTGGCCCTCGCCGACGAGACCCTGCTGCAGCTGCCCATGCCGGGGTACCGGACGCCGAGCGCCCCCGCGCCGGAGGCGGTCCGGGACGCCGTCGAGCTCATGCTCACCCACCGGCGTCCCGTGCTCTACGTCGGCGGCGGGTGCCTGCGGTCCAACGCCGCGGAGCAGGTCCGGCAGCTGGCCGAGCTGACGGGCATCCCCGTGGTCACCACCCTCATGGCCCGGGGCGTCTTCCCCGACAGCCACCCCCAGCACATGGGGATGCCCGGCATGCACGGGAGCGTCTCCGGTGTGGCGACGCTGCAGAAGTCCGACCTCATCATCAGCCTGGGCGCGCGCTTCGACGACCGGGTCACCGGGGCCAAGCACACCTTCGCCCCGGACGCGACCATCGTCCACGCCGACATCGACCCCGCCGAGATCGGCAAGAACTTCCCCACCGCGGTCGGTCTCGTCGGCGACGCCCGGGAGACCATCGGCCTGCTGCTCACCGAGTGGACCCGGCGCACCGCCGCCGGGGCGGCCCCGCAGCACGAGGCGTGGGTCCGCCGGTGCCGCTCCTGGAAGGAGCGGTACCCGCTGGGCTACGACACGCCCGCCGGCGGCGCGCTGGCGCCGCAGCTGGTCATCGAGCGGCTGGGCGCGATCTCCGGCCCGGACACGATCTTCGCCGCCGGCGTCGGCCAGCACCAGATGTGGGCCAGCCAGTTCATCACCTACGACGAGCCTCGACGCTGGCTGAACTCCGGCGGGCTCGGGACCATGGGGTATGCCGTGCCCGCCGCCATGGGCGCCAAGGTGGGCATGCCGGACGCCACCGTCTGGGCGATCGACGGGGACGGCTGCTTCCAGATGACCAACCAGGAGCTCGCGACCTGCTCGGTCGAGGGCATCCCCATCAAGGTGGCCATCATCAACAACGCCGCCCTCGGGATGGTCAAGCAGTGGCAGGCGCTGTTCTACTCCGAGCGCTTCAGCCACTCCCAGCTGCCCTCGATGCAGGTGCCGGACTTCGCCACGCTGGCCACGGCCTACGGGTGCGTCGGCCTGCGCTGCGAGCGCGCCGAGGACGTCGACGCCACCATCGAGGCGGCGATGGCGGTCGACGACCAGCCGGTGGTCGTCGACTTCCGGGTCAGCCAGGACGCCATGGTCTGGCCCATGGTCGCCGCCGGGACGAGCAACGACGACATCCAGCACGCGCGCGACGTGCGACCCGACTTCGGGGAGGACGAGTGA
- a CDS encoding siderophore-interacting protein, producing MYGTVVRTEQLTPHLVRVVLGGDGLDDFAEPTFADSYVNMFFLPPEAGYQPPFDTEAVRDLPRERRPYPRRITVRSWDPRRRELAVDIAVHGEVGYAGRWARHAAPGDRVQLRGPAGDYSPPEETAEAYLLVGDESALPAVAACLESVPTGRPVLALVEVDGPEEELTLDSPGDLRVVYVHRQGHPDPTRLLVDTLAATPLPPGRLSAFVHGEAGSIRAVRRHLLHRALVDPALLSCSPYWHRGSTDEEWRSVKAEWVRAMHAETA from the coding sequence ATGTACGGCACGGTCGTGCGCACCGAGCAGCTCACCCCCCACCTCGTCCGCGTCGTCCTCGGCGGCGACGGGCTCGACGACTTCGCCGAGCCCACGTTCGCGGACTCCTACGTCAACATGTTCTTCCTCCCCCCGGAGGCCGGCTACCAGCCGCCGTTCGACACCGAGGCGGTCCGCGACCTGCCGCGCGAGCGCCGCCCCTACCCCCGACGCATCACCGTCCGCTCCTGGGACCCGCGCCGGCGCGAGCTCGCCGTGGACATCGCGGTCCACGGCGAGGTGGGGTATGCCGGTCGGTGGGCCCGGCACGCGGCTCCCGGCGACCGGGTCCAGCTGCGCGGACCGGCGGGGGACTACTCCCCGCCGGAGGAGACGGCGGAGGCCTACCTCCTCGTCGGCGACGAGAGCGCCCTGCCGGCCGTCGCGGCCTGCCTGGAGTCTGTGCCGACGGGCCGCCCCGTCCTGGCGCTCGTCGAGGTCGACGGACCCGAGGAGGAGCTGACGCTGGACTCCCCCGGCGACCTGCGGGTCGTCTACGTCCACCGGCAGGGGCACCCGGACCCGACCCGGCTCCTGGTCGACACCCTGGCCGCGACGCCGCTGCCCCCGGGTCGGCTCAGCGCCTTCGTCCACGGCGAGGCCGGGTCCATCCGGGCGGTGCGCCGGCACCTGCTCCACCGGGCCCTCGTCGACCCGGCGCTGCTGTCCTGCTCGCCCTACTGGCACCGGGGCTCCACGGACGAGGAGTGGCGCTCGGTCAAGGCGGAGTGGGTGCGGGCCATGCACGCCGAGACCGCCTGA
- a CDS encoding chorismate-binding protein has translation MPPRLLDEILADPSGQSWAILWREGKDEVEVLAGEVTDLERLAEIPRPHAEAPVLAMVPFRQIAERGFDARQDDTPLRVLRPTRTERVGLEELVAALPDHTVELAGEHFSVEDADYARTVGRVIEEEIGEGEGANFVIRRDVLAHCEGDHAVAALTWLRSLLVDERGAYWTFAVHTPGHTLVGATPERHVSVRDGRVWMNPISGTFRHPLDEAEVEPEFRAFVKDTKETEELFMVVDEEMKMMAQICADGGRITGPYLKQMAHLTHTEYLLDGRSDADVRDVLRTTMFAPTVTGSPMENACTVIARHEPTGRGYYSGVLALLEEDDEGGETLDAPILIRTAHVRGDGTVSVSAGATLVRHSDPVSECAETSAKARGVLAALGLRPRRDLGYAVDLGSLPGVAEDLAARNDTLAPFWLSPQGSRPDPDLLGRRVLLVDAEDTWTQMLAHMVRHLGMVPEVRRWEGVGVDEVAGEGSGYDLVLLGPGPGDPTDLTDPRIARLHGLLEARLEAGLPVLAVCLSHQVLATTAGLRVSKLPAPNQGVQLPVDLWGEVHRLGFYNTFVARPGPATLRGRPLEVAVHEPDDAVVALRGDGVASIQGHAESVLSRDGLRALHGLVRHALGQGLLRRT, from the coding sequence ATGCCGCCGCGCCTGCTGGACGAGATCCTCGCCGACCCCTCCGGGCAGTCGTGGGCGATCCTGTGGCGCGAGGGGAAGGACGAGGTCGAGGTGCTGGCCGGCGAGGTGACCGACCTCGAGCGGCTCGCCGAGATCCCCCGGCCCCACGCGGAGGCGCCGGTGCTGGCCATGGTGCCGTTCCGGCAGATCGCCGAGCGGGGGTTCGACGCCCGTCAGGACGACACGCCGCTGCGGGTGCTGCGGCCGACCCGCACCGAGCGCGTCGGTCTCGAGGAGCTGGTTGCGGCGCTCCCGGACCACACGGTGGAGCTGGCCGGGGAGCACTTCAGCGTCGAGGACGCCGACTACGCCCGCACCGTCGGGCGCGTCATCGAGGAGGAGATCGGGGAGGGCGAGGGGGCCAACTTCGTCATCCGCCGGGACGTCCTCGCCCACTGCGAGGGCGACCACGCCGTCGCGGCGCTCACTTGGCTGCGCTCGCTGCTCGTCGACGAGCGCGGTGCCTACTGGACCTTCGCCGTGCACACCCCCGGGCACACCCTGGTCGGCGCGACGCCGGAGCGGCACGTCAGCGTGCGCGACGGCCGGGTCTGGATGAACCCCATCTCCGGCACCTTCCGGCACCCGCTGGACGAGGCCGAGGTGGAGCCGGAGTTCAGGGCCTTCGTCAAGGACACCAAGGAGACCGAGGAGCTCTTCATGGTGGTCGACGAGGAGATGAAGATGATGGCCCAGATCTGCGCCGACGGCGGGCGGATCACCGGGCCCTACCTCAAGCAGATGGCGCACCTCACGCACACCGAGTACCTCCTGGACGGGCGCAGCGACGCCGACGTCCGCGACGTGCTGCGCACGACGATGTTCGCGCCCACCGTCACCGGCTCGCCGATGGAGAACGCCTGCACCGTCATCGCCCGGCACGAACCCACCGGCCGCGGCTACTACTCCGGGGTGCTCGCCCTCCTGGAGGAGGACGACGAGGGCGGGGAGACGCTGGACGCGCCCATCCTCATCCGCACCGCGCACGTGCGCGGCGACGGCACGGTGTCGGTGAGCGCCGGGGCGACCCTGGTGCGGCACAGCGACCCGGTGTCGGAGTGCGCCGAGACCTCGGCCAAGGCGCGCGGGGTGCTCGCCGCGCTCGGGCTGCGGCCGCGGCGCGACCTCGGGTACGCCGTCGACCTCGGCTCGCTGCCCGGTGTCGCCGAGGACCTGGCCGCCCGCAACGACACGCTCGCGCCCTTCTGGCTCAGCCCTCAGGGCTCCCGCCCCGACCCCGACCTGCTGGGGCGTCGCGTGCTGCTCGTCGACGCCGAGGACACCTGGACCCAGATGCTCGCCCACATGGTGCGCCACCTGGGGATGGTGCCCGAGGTGCGCCGCTGGGAGGGCGTCGGCGTCGACGAGGTCGCCGGGGAGGGGTCCGGGTACGACCTCGTGCTGCTCGGGCCCGGGCCGGGCGACCCGACCGACCTCACCGACCCGCGGATCGCCCGGCTGCACGGGCTGCTGGAGGCCCGCCTCGAGGCGGGCCTGCCGGTGCTCGCGGTCTGCCTGTCCCACCAGGTGCTGGCCACGACGGCCGGGCTGCGGGTGTCCAAGCTGCCCGCGCCGAACCAGGGGGTCCAGCTGCCGGTCGACCTGTGGGGCGAGGTGCACCGTCTCGGCTTCTACAACACCTTCGTCGCCCGACCGGGCCCGGCGACCCTGCGGGGGCGCCCGCTCGAGGTGGCGGTGCACGAGCCGGACGACGCGGTCGTGGCGCTGCGCGGCGACGGGGTGGCCTCCATCCAGGGCCACGCGGAGTCGGTGCTCTCCCGGGACGGCCTGCGCGCGCTGCACGGCCTCGTGCGGCACGCCCTGGGTCAGGGCCTCCTGCGGCGCACGTAG
- a CDS encoding low molecular weight phosphatase family protein, translated as MAEADPHEIDMLRRALVSRYDGTLSAEDVEAAVDQARGELERRASLDEFLTVFVQRRAEELLAERARERGIDLAHVTQVLFVDDANTGRSHVAAVIANGRGGGLVRARSGGVTPGEQIRPEIQDLLRDRGFDPTEFTVTPMTGTLVLTSDLVVTMGLTEEEKVHMPTHGLHQVDWDDLTSLEGREDLDAAFEEIETRVSELVDALLEKDLATRAVDPEVEEELRRVIEELHDPDRG; from the coding sequence ATGGCTGAGGCAGACCCGCACGAGATCGACATGCTGCGCCGCGCGCTGGTGAGCAGGTACGACGGAACCCTGTCCGCGGAGGACGTCGAGGCCGCCGTGGACCAGGCCCGGGGCGAGCTGGAGCGCCGGGCGAGCCTCGACGAGTTCCTCACCGTCTTCGTCCAGCGCCGGGCCGAGGAGCTGCTCGCCGAGCGGGCGCGCGAGCGCGGCATCGACCTCGCCCACGTCACCCAGGTGCTCTTCGTCGACGACGCCAACACCGGCCGCAGCCACGTCGCCGCCGTCATCGCGAACGGCCGCGGCGGGGGCCTCGTCCGGGCCCGCTCCGGCGGGGTGACCCCCGGCGAGCAGATCCGCCCGGAGATCCAGGACCTGCTGCGGGACAGGGGCTTCGACCCCACCGAGTTCACCGTGACCCCGATGACCGGCACGCTCGTGCTGACCTCCGACCTCGTGGTGACCATGGGGCTCACCGAGGAGGAGAAGGTCCACATGCCCACCCACGGTCTGCACCAGGTGGACTGGGACGACCTCACCTCGCTGGAGGGCAGGGAGGACCTCGACGCCGCCTTCGAGGAGATCGAGACCCGGGTCTCCGAGCTGGTCGACGCGCTGCTCGAGAAGGACCTGGCCACCCGCGCGGTCGACCCCGAGGTCGAGGAAGAGCTGCGCCGGGTCATCGAGGAGCTGCACGACCCGGACCGCGGCTGA
- the ilvC gene encoding ketol-acid reductoisomerase — translation MATMYYDDDADLSLIQSRKVAVLGYGSQGHAHALSLRDSGVDVRVGLAEGSSSRAKAEAEGLRVLTPAEACAEADLVMVLVPDHVQRLVYRDAIEPNLKDGDALFFSHGFNIRFGYIEPPAGVDVCMVAPKGPGHLVRREYVDGRGVPVLVAVEQDASGEAKALALSYASAIGGLRAGGIETTFTEETETDLFGEQAVLCGGMSQLVQYGFETLTEAGYQPEVAYFECLHELKLIVDLMYEGGIAKQRWSVSDTAEYGDYVSGPRVIDPRVKENMQAVLDDVRNGAFAQRFIDDQDHGRPEFEQLRAKGAEHPIEGVGRELRGMMAWVKGHEADSDYVEGSAARG, via the coding sequence ATGGCCACGATGTACTACGACGACGACGCCGACCTCTCGCTCATCCAGTCCCGCAAGGTGGCCGTGCTCGGCTACGGCAGCCAGGGCCACGCCCACGCGCTCTCGCTGCGCGACTCGGGGGTCGACGTGCGCGTCGGGCTCGCCGAGGGCAGCTCCAGCAGGGCCAAGGCGGAGGCCGAGGGGCTGCGGGTCCTCACCCCGGCCGAGGCCTGCGCGGAGGCCGACCTCGTCATGGTGCTCGTGCCCGACCACGTGCAGCGGCTGGTCTACCGCGACGCGATCGAGCCGAACCTGAAGGACGGCGACGCGCTCTTCTTCAGCCACGGCTTCAACATCCGGTTCGGCTACATCGAGCCCCCCGCCGGCGTGGACGTGTGCATGGTCGCACCGAAGGGCCCGGGGCACCTCGTCCGCCGCGAGTACGTCGACGGGCGCGGCGTGCCGGTGCTCGTCGCCGTCGAGCAGGACGCCTCGGGCGAGGCCAAGGCGCTCGCGCTGTCCTACGCCTCGGCGATCGGCGGGCTGCGCGCCGGGGGGATCGAGACGACCTTCACCGAGGAGACCGAGACCGACCTCTTCGGGGAGCAGGCGGTGCTCTGCGGCGGGATGAGCCAGTTGGTGCAGTACGGCTTCGAGACGCTCACCGAGGCCGGCTACCAGCCCGAGGTCGCCTACTTCGAGTGCCTCCACGAGCTCAAGCTCATCGTCGACCTCATGTACGAGGGCGGCATCGCCAAGCAGCGCTGGTCGGTGTCGGACACCGCGGAGTACGGCGACTACGTCTCCGGCCCGCGCGTCATCGACCCGCGGGTCAAGGAGAACATGCAGGCCGTCCTCGACGACGTGCGCAACGGCGCCTTCGCCCAGCGCTTCATCGACGACCAGGACCACGGCCGCCCGGAGTTCGAGCAGCTGCGCGCGAAGGGCGCCGAGCACCCGATCGAGGGCGTGGGCCGCGAGCTGCGCGGGATGATGGCCTGGGTCAAGGGGCACGAGGCGGACAGCGACTACGTCGAGGGGTCGGCCGCCCGTGGCTGA
- a CDS encoding DUF4442 domain-containing protein, with the protein MSRPSTLARPPQQIGRLKALATSPRALRLGMNLWPPFLCSGIRVQSMGQDLRHVRVRLAHGPLTSNYVGTLFGGSLFSMTDPFWMMMVLRGLGPGYVVWDRAAEIEFVSPGRGPVVATFDLSEAVLDELRAEAESGRPVLRWFDTPVVAEDGTGTVVARVRKQLYVRRRRP; encoded by the coding sequence GTGAGCCGACCCTCCACCCTCGCCCGCCCCCCGCAGCAGATCGGCCGGCTCAAGGCGCTGGCCACCTCCCCCCGAGCGCTCCGGCTCGGCATGAACCTCTGGCCGCCCTTCCTCTGCTCCGGCATCCGGGTGCAGTCGATGGGGCAGGACCTGCGGCACGTGCGGGTGCGGCTGGCGCACGGCCCGCTGACCAGCAACTACGTGGGGACGCTCTTCGGCGGCTCGCTCTTCTCCATGACCGACCCCTTCTGGATGATGATGGTCCTGCGGGGCCTCGGACCGGGGTATGTCGTGTGGGACCGGGCGGCCGAGATCGAGTTCGTCTCCCCCGGTCGCGGCCCGGTGGTCGCCACCTTCGACCTCTCCGAGGCGGTCCTCGACGAGCTGCGGGCGGAGGCGGAGTCCGGCCGACCGGTCCTGCGGTGGTTCGACACCCCGGTGGTCGCCGAGGACGGGACGGGCACCGTGGTCGCCCGGGTCCGCAAGCAGCTCTACGTGCGCCGCAGGAGGCCCTGA